From the genome of Medicago truncatula cultivar Jemalong A17 chromosome 2, MtrunA17r5.0-ANR, whole genome shotgun sequence:
gcCGATCTTTCCCAGGCGCTACATTTCATGCTGCTTCTCTCCATCCACCGGCACTTCGTCAGTCCTCAGATGATAATGTTCTTTCAGTAGTTTCCATGCATTTGTTTCTGAGTTTTCACCTTGCACATAACTTATCAACTCGTCACAGGTAGCTTGAGAAAAATGACCTTGTTCCCTACATGTCCCAAGAATCTCCAATGCCAACCCGAaatctctcttttctttcatgTGCTCAATACATGCAGCAAAAGTAAATGGGTAAGGTTTCCATCCTTGTGGACTTGCCAATATTGCTTTCTTCATTGTATGAACTGCTTTATCCGTATCGTTATACATATAATAGCCACACGACAAACGATCCCATATTCTTCCATCTAATTTACCCCCTCCTCTTTTCAAAAGCTTCTCAACATATGCTTCAGCCTTTTCCAACAGACCATTCTTACAGTAAGCACCCACCATCGCACTTGGAATTCTGACATCGAAGCATGTATTCCCAGATTCCCATTCCTCTAGAATCGTCTCAGCACCATCAATGTCATTTAGATTGGATAATGACATTAACATAGAAATGTAGGTTGAATTTTGGGAACCATTTAAGCTTTTGCAGATATTCCAAATTCTATACACATCGTCCTTTTTCCCAGTAGCAGCATACTTAGTTAGAAGAGATTGATACGCAGCTCTCTTCGACTTTCCTCTAATCAACTGTTCAGATTTTTTCAACACTATCAACGACTTGTCAAATTGGCCAGCTTTAATATATCCATCAGCAACAGCAGAATACGTTCGCCAGTTCAAAGTTATGCTGTGATCAACTTCGATCTTCGCCAATAATTTCTCCATCTCGTCTATGTTTCCAGTAATCGCATAAGCATTGAGCCAACTATTAAGTGTAGAACTGTCGTAAATTTTCTTGTCTTTCATTTCTTTCATCAGAGCAACCAACTTCTCTCGTTGACCTGTCCGATAATAGAGCTTTAACAGAACAGGATAGTCTTGTGCATTATCATCGGAAGAAGActcttttaatttcttcatgATGTATTCTACCTTCTCAACAGAGTTGTATTGCGCATAGCAATTCAACATAGCACCATAGACCTTGAAATCTTTTGAAGTGTGTGGAACACTGTTAAAATATTTCTCTGCTTGATCTAGACCGTGGACTTTAGCTATCAAGTCGAGACGTGTCGCAATATCTCCTGATAATAAATGAAGGTTTCTTTCATTGCTCATCCATTCTGATATCTACCACAAGCAAAACAAACAATTGTTTAAAAAAGGATCTTTGATCTTAGAACAAGCTTAGAAACAAGCAAGCATAGGAAGCCATAAACAGTATAGTTAAAAAAGAGTAACAAATCAGAGAGTGACAAATCATTCATGTTGTTAGCTAATATTCAACAATCATCCTTATTTACCGATGCTACGACTGCAATTCACTTTCGAGAAACAAAGCAAGCAAATTATTTTCTACAAATAGGTAGCATGTTTCATAAGTAAAGGATAAAAGAGGAATaaacaattataatttattcTGCTGCGTTCACTTTTCAAACACTGAAGTGAGAATTTTGTTCCATTCCAGTCATAAGGTTTTAAAAAACAGTCCGTTACCAAGAAAAAGGTCGCGCCAAAAAGGTATAGGTAGCGGACGGCActgttatttagtttattttatttacattatGTGCATTGTTGTGATTAATTCACACCGCGACAACCGCGATCTGTATCGCAGCACTCGTAAAGTAACAGCCAAATGGCACGAAATCGCGAAACCCTGACCGCGACAGTTATTCAAAACCTTATGACTGATGTATTCCACTCTATTCCGCTCCGCTCATTCTAAAGTCTAAACTATTGAATCATAGAGggaaattaaataacattatcATATCATAAACTATTATAAAATGAAAGCATTGAATCATGAATGTGATTGGACCTGGAGGGCTTGTTTGAAGCGACGACGGATTCTGAGTTGTTTGATGAAAAAGTGTATATCAGAATGGCTGACATCTCTGCCTTCTTGAATCCACTGATTGAGGATAGAAGTGATGGGAATGATTGGGTCACCGGCTCTGGAAATTCGAAGGAAGAGGGTATCAGTAGGGGTCGAAGAGGAATGTAAGAAACGCAAAAGGGTGGTGTTGTAATGGTTCCATCTTGATCTTGACGACCCAATTAACttcagcattttcttttctgctCCAAACGAAAAGGAAAAGGGGAGGGTTTAAGGGTTTTGGTTTATCAACTTCACAATTCACATCACGATATTATAGGCAATGTTGAAAAAATGATTGGTTCGGTTTGAATTGATTAGGTTTGCGATTTTTGTTTTGGGTTGGTTCGATTTTGAACATCCTCAGATGTACGCATAGTTCAACAAGTTATTTTGACGTTCaagattttcatgatttttttaaaatattaacacaaaattagattttttttttttttttaactaaggATAGATTAACTATGAATTTTTATTCACTGTAATTATGGATTTCTcaaacaattcataattaatccAAAAATTCATTATGACAGTTCTTATGATGTTATaatcatgcctacaaaatttaACTCGTGAGTATACACTTTCTCTAATTTTGcacgttttggttgaaaaattaaaataaatcgaaaCATCTTCCAATAACTTTGCAGAaatcttttatgtatttttataaatgtatttgcaaaaaaatcccctcaaaattcgatttttaGGTCGAGATTTCcgatgttttgttttttgagctttttgGGTATCGACTGACCTTTGCTTTGTAATTATACAGTGACTGTTTGTTTTTTGGGGTGACCTCTTTAGTACACCTTGTGCTCTAGAGAAACTATCGTCggtgttaatatattccattttttattcttctaaAAAAAGAGTACAATGTGGTAGTTTAGGGATTAGAAATCGTTAGATTTCTTAGTTGTTTGAAAATTGCACTctatgtgtttggtaaaatgtctcaatgaattttttgtttttgttttttggattaCTAATGATAAAATTAGTTAGAATATGGtttgttaatgttgattataGTATGTTTGATTGCAATGTGGTAGTTTACAGTAGAGCTGTTAAAACGGGCGACCCGGCCCTAGCGTGCTTCGGGCTTTagcgggccgggccaaaaagctcggttgacaaaacgggcttgaaatatactacccgagcccggtCCTACACGGGCCGCAGGCTAAACGGgtcggcccgtattaaaaattatattttttattttaaaaagtactataaaacactactataatttttttataaataatatttttaatatgtttaaataatgtctagcacaaaagtaaattgtaaacattttcgtacaaacgtcgtaaactaaaacgacgaggaaaatgattttaaataaattagatatgttatggttatagatatttatatatttgatctttaaaactataaataacgaaatgaataaatataattttatattacatttatatttgtgttaattcattgaattttcacttttgttttttacttagataatcaactaagtaaataattatttgaaaaatatatataatttatagaatttttttttgttatgcgggctaacgggctacccgcggcccattcgggctagccctaacggatACCGGGGctgggctaaaaagccctattcaaattcgggctcaatattttaggcccaagcctTATATTTATTCGGGTTAAACGGGCcgacccgttttgacagctctagtttACGGATTGAAATGACATTGCTGAAATATAAGTGTTGTTGTTAAATTGTTAGAAATGATACAATGTCCGTATGAAAATGTCTCAttgattttttgctttttgaaaTGTTGTGTAGATATGTCTCGGAGGAATATGTCTCAGAGGCTTGAGAAGAGGAGTGACAGACTTAGGTTAGGGAGAGTGCAGTCCTCTACTAGTAGGTGCACGGAGGAAAAAGGATGCACTACGCCCTCCTTTGGCTCGTCGAGGTCGAGGGGGAACGAGACTTGGTAGAGTTGATGTTGTGGGGGATCATTGTCACAAACGAGTCTATTCCAGACAGTGGACTCGACACAGTATCAATGATTGCTTTATTTTtcgttattttaattatgaGTGATTGcttgattgaatgaatgaatgcttgagtgaatgataaaaaatgtacGCAATTGACTCAatgaatgtatgaatgaatgagggaatgaaaaaaattaaggaaaatagATGTTTTTTCCTATTCTAGCATGTTGCACACAGTGAACGTGAGTTAAAAAGTGCAAGGACCAGAGTCAAAATAAGGTGAAAGTGCGTCGACCAAAGAGATATTCAAGCCATTAAAGAATAATTCTACAAATATATGTCTAGTTTTGAGTTGTTCCCTACTGTTGACTCGTTGACCGTACAGTTACTGTGTAAACCCTAAATTGGAACCACTCCTTATTCCCATTCCATTTTTCGGTAAGAAGATTTTTGGTTCTTCATTATTTCTTTCTTCCACTACTTCTCGTTCATTTCAATTCCTTACTtctttattattatgttttcaaattaattaatgtttttgtttgtcGTAGGCGTAACACATTCAGAATATTATTGCATATTATTTTCCTGGAACTACTCAATCGGTAACTTCACATGGTAACTCTCTAATTTCTTTCTGAGTTCAATTTGCATTTCATGTGTTAATTCTGTATGGACTGACCTATCACACAACATTATATTTGTTCTCGTGCCAAATTATGACACTATgggtctgtttggataaacaccttatttgtagtttttatcataagcacttatgtataGGCTTGCATAATCTATTTttacaacaaaagataaaataatgttaaattgcTTCTATATATGCTCTAAGTTGTTTTTCTAAGCTATATtggaaaacttatgaaaattgtcataaactgttttcataagttctcccaaataaCAAAACTTCTGCtaatagataagctcaaataagaaAATCCAAACATGCCCTATATATGAGTATGACATTATTGTAAAACATTCTTGTATTGCAAGTGTAACCACgccattttataatttaaactcGTAAGAGTAAATTATTGtggtgtttttatttatttatttactgaAGGTACCTTAGTTTGAGTTTCAAGGTTCTCTCATAGTGGACCTGATTCTTGTATGCATACATAGATACCTATATGCACTAACCTAGTTTGTTTTCTGAATTGTGTACTTACCTTTGTTTGAATATGAATATATCTATCTCCAgggaagaaaacaaacaaagtcTACTCCCCGAAAAGTGATTGATGTGGAACCAGAACCGGAACCGGATCCTGATAGAATAAGTTGCTTACCAGGTCATGTAATAGACCAGATTCTGACTTACTTGCCAATTAGGGAAGCAGTGAGAACAAGTGTTTTATCTAAAAAATGGAGGAACAAATGGTACACACTCCCAAATCTTGTGTTTGATAGACAATGTCTCTCTGCTGCAGCTTACGAAGACACGTTAGTTATTCAgatgaaatttttgaaaattgttaatAGTGTACTTTTACATCATTCTGGGCCAATCAACATATTCAAGTTCTCTATGTGTGCTCCCATTGATGAGAGTCTTGTGTCCGATGTTGATCAGTGGATTCTATATCTAAGTAGGAAGTCTATTAAAGAGCTTGTGCTGGATGTTTGTACAGAGGAACTCTACAAGATACCTTGGTGCTTATTCTCTTGTCAAAGTTTACATCATTTGAAATTACATTTCTGTTGTCTTAAACCTCCAACGTTGTTTAAAGGCTTTAGGAGCTTGAAAAGTCTTGATCTGAATCATGTAGCAGTGGCTCAAGATGCTTTTGAAAACTTGATATCTGGCTGCCCCCTgcttgaaaaattgaaattgaccgAAGTTGGTGGCTTCGCCCAAATTGATATCTGTGCACCAAATCTCAAGTTTTTGGAAATCCATGGCGAATATGAGGGTATTAACTTTAACAACACTTTCCAATTAGCTACGTTAGTCATTGATTTATGGTGGGATTTTAACTTTGAAAACAGCAATCAAGGTAGATCGCGCGGACACTCTAGCAACATGCTCAAATTTTTCGATCATCGACCTCACATACAATGCCTAGTAATTCGTTCTTGTTTTTTAAAGGTATAAAGCTCGAACATCTGAATATTGAATTTGACTTTAGGACTGACTCACCTAATACTATTTAATATGAATCATTCATGTGTAAGCAACTTCTGATCTGTATGTATTAAAAACTTAATATTCTGAATTAATGCCATTTTTCTGTTTCGCTTCAGTATCTGACTGCAGGTGTTTTGCCAAAAAAGCTTCCTACACCTTGTATGGATCTAAGTCATCTTTCCTTGAGCATAAACTTCGATGACTTGAAGGAAATTTCGGCTGCTCTTTGCTTGCTCAGAAGCTCACCTAATCTTCGAAAATTAGAAATATTTGTGAGTACTCATTTAGTTTAGCTTGGTTTCACTTTGCTTGCTGATTTGTGGTTGCACTTGCAcatcatgttttttgttttatgtgGTTATTAAGCTCTAgatagccgaccccacttagtgtgataagacttggttgttgtaGTTATTAAGCTCTAGAATTTGCAAACCTTTTTTACTTCAAATATTTGTCTGTCATTTAGATTTGGAAGTTAGTTTCTAAGACTTGTAGCTGTGAGTTGTGATATTGCTAGCAAAAAGTTATGAATCAGTTGCATTTTAACTATAGTTAGCTACATTGTCAGTGCAGTAGATTCCTGTAAAATAAGAGACTAGTGtacctccttcaaaaaaaataaaataaagagagacTAGTGTAcctttagagtgtgtttggatggggaatgttttgagggaattcaaatactttgatgtgaattccattgtttggatgataatttgaagaattttcaaaatgattgaaatttatgaagtattttgtttaagttaaatttagagaatttcaaatgacacctaaaagttaagaatttcaaatttcttgattgttataattttcaaattttgcattttggtcctcaattttttcaaaaatttcaaattgaccCCTTAGAGTTTTAATATGCTCTATGCCTTCTTATGCATACTATCTTTCCCGCTTTGATCCATGGATTTGTAACAATTGCATGTAGAAAGAGATTGAGGTGCACACTGTCCCTTTGACACCTGCTGCCTATTGTTGGGAAAAAATCTTTTCGGCGCCAGCCATGCCCATTCGAGTGCGACATGTGACGATAGATGGCATCTTTGGTAACAAATTGGAAttagattttatcaaatttCTACTTCTATATTCTCCTGTGCTAGAAAAGATGACTGTGAAGCCTGTTGAAAACTTCATACCGGAGTTGATGAGAGGACTAATTCGGTTCAAAAGAGCGTCGGGAGAAGCTGAAGTTATTTTGGAAGACTTTACATAATGATTTTCTCTTGTGAGGGAATATTGATACCAATTGTTCTTGGTCTTTCAAAAAATGGGGAATGATTCAATTTACAGGCTTGAAAGTTATGTGTTTTAAAATAGACTGTGTAAGACTTCTTATGATGGCGGGTATGGGctgttatgtttttattatgtGTCAGTTATGTATAGAAGTTATGGGTTGTGTGTTTctgttttagaaaaaatatagaaaggaaagaagaaaattatCATGGGATAGTTTTTGAATGGTTTTGAGAGGTAAAGACCAAGCTCTCGAATTCTTGAAGGGAGAGACAGACTCTTGAATTTCTTGGATAGTAATTGTgtataatatctctttccttATTTTACGTGTGAATTCTATATTATCTATAgtgtgtttaattttgtttgttttaaacgTTTCTGCAATCAGTAAAAATCAATTTCTACTATTAAAATGTATTTTGGTACCCGTTTCTAAcaatttgttgtttcaaaatgatCTTTCTTTATTGATACTATGATAAGATTACGAGGACAATCATCATGGTTGACATTTGAGGACCGCCAATTCTCCTGTTATAGATGTCGATGTAAAGGTGGTGATacgtagggatggcaatgggcaccctatgggtagggtactacagTGCCCATCCTCATACccgtatttgtaaaaaatacccGTACCCGTGTTTGTACCCTCGTGGGAACAACTTTAGTGTCCTTCCCCATACCTATGGGTACCTAAGTGTCCATACCCGCACTTATTACCCACactttaattatgaaaagacaataaaaacatcacaattgaaataaaactaccgtccaatttttttaaaattaactcaaaGTAGTTCCAATAGTAGTATTTagtgaaataaaaaacatccaaaaaaatccttaaaaaagtGTACAACGGCACgatggagttgttattgtattaagtagtattttggtttaagtttaggtttacgcttaaatagctaaataaataaataatttttttttttgaaggaaaataaattaattaattatacaccaaaaataaataaattatttatgatattatataaatatatatatgcagGGTATAGTACCCTTACCTGTGTTCATACCCATTAAAATTTGTGGGTATTACTCGGACCCGTGTCCAGACCCatgaaagcggggttttacctTACCCATTGTGGATATTTTTTGCGGATACCCATTGAACgtgggtccaattgccatccctaaaaTTACTGATAACCACGTAGATTTGACACAACTCTAACGAATATTTTGATGAAAAGGGATAATTTCATACAATTTTAATCATGTACAAGTCTCAATCTAGTTTATTAGATGGTTTTGATTAGTAGGGAGTCAGTTTATATGGTTCTACCACATGAAGGATTTTTATGTTGTAATTGTTGAGATATATTGGTGGATATAGTAAAAATGGTTAAATAGACCATTTTGGAGTTGGCTAGACTTTCCATCACCGCTAATGGaaatgagaattgttgttcccacatttggtttggctgtgccacacgagtaaattacctaaatgcccttcggcagttaactgccgaagtttttagtAAACCGGCGGCAGCTTACTACcgaggatttcctcggcagttaactgccgaggaaaactgaacatAACCAGAACGCAGAAACTCAGTTTTCTAGTATTGcttcattcttcaaaattcttccTAACCATCCAACTTCTCCAAATtctatttttcaacaaaatcaagtgcatcatctccatttaatcacaagtaagtatcttgactcatttttaatcataatgttagtttgggtaggtttttttaaaaaaaaatggtagttttcatgtggttagggttgatgtaggaattgaattttttatgagtgcatgtagtttataattgaatgtagttggtttaattgatgattgaatgatgttagagtataatgtggttttgaatggtggcaaaagaacacattttgagtatgtttgatactttgcacacaaagtgtttgataaaatgtgtcaatgacaattttattgattatttagttagtttaggtattGGATACGATCTTGATTGTAATTCGAAAAAGTGTATGTTGAATTAAGTTGAATGCATattgaaaaagtgtatattgaattaggttgaatgtgtatattgaattatgtttagtttaggttgaatgtgtatgataatgcatttgattttttacgtttgaatgttaatgataatgtgtatgataatgtaTAGGTTCaatcaatgtctttattttggtaaagtggTTTAATGTGAAAGtggttatgtttaggttgaatgtgaaagtctagattttgtttaggtttagtgtttttgataaagtggttgaatgatattaattttttatttttattttttgtagatatggccgatcaggaccccattgatccatcgaagatgattggtggtaggcgtgccatgactcagagccaccgcAGGGAGAGGCAGAGcggccacatcccaaagaggggtagaggtcggaggggagatgactcaggaagctctcaggctacacagcctgaggagtcacaggttgttgacccgtcacagcctgttgaccagactggggtggagtacctgaactatcaggatcaggtacagCATGATGTGACGGATGGtggatatgaccaggatcatataccacagcagcaggatgcaggagacgaggatgacattgcagcagctgctgcaccggaggtgttacctgtggaccctccctttcctggtgGACCGACTGACTTGTCTTTGCTCCACTCTTATGCCGgtcatgtggcgttgccactctggtataattcaaataatgtaagtgtattttttttaaatgttttttgtttatgttaaaatattttctttaatttaaatgtgtgtttgtttaattattatatccacttttatatgtgtttttttttaattctattttttatgtttaattattttctttaaatgtgtgtttgtttaattattatatccagttttatatgtgtttttttttttaattctattttgtatatttaattcttttctttaaatgtgtgtttgtttaattattatatacactgttatataaatatttttttaattctattttttatgtttaattgttttctttatatgtgtttttgtttaaaccatatttatttttctattatttcaggttcgtaagatccgcgtgcttaaaccgattaatcatggggccaagattctcactctcggtcgccctaacgggaatgagaattggttttgggatccgcttaagcagagcgggctacatgatttggtttacttggggtactccaccgtgcctcatgccctgctgctgactttatgcgagaggtggcatccggagaccagcaccttccacatgccgatgggggagatgactgtgacattggatgatgtcgcatgtctcacgcatcttcctattgaggggcggatgttggatcatgggaagaagatgcccaagcatgagggagcggcactgCTGATGAGGTATCTGGGTGTGTCCCAGCAGGAGGCTGAAAAGATCTGCAACCAGgagtacggtgggtacattagctacccgaggctgagggacttctatacctcgtaccttggtagggccaacGTATTGGCGGGTACGGAGGATCCTGAGGAGCTTGAGGAGCTGGCGAGGGTTAGGACATACTGCGTCCGGTGTTACCTTCTGTACTTggtcggatgcttgttgtttggcgatagaagcaacaagcgcatcgagctgatatatttgacgaccatggcggacggctacgcagggatgcgtaattattcctggggagGTATGACCCTCGCCTATCTATACGGCGAGTTGGCTGATGCATGTAGGCCTGGACACAGAGCTCTTGggggagcgtgacactgctcactgtaagaaaacttaaattttatatttatgttaactttatttttttgttatatttttccgtgcgtaataatttataaatgttatttgtttggtttgtgcaggcatggtttttggcgcattttccagGGTTTTTCAGTGTTGATCTCAACACTGACTACCTGGAAAACTATCCGGTtgcagcgaggtggaagctccagaagggtcatggggaggggatcacgtatcggtcactgctcgatcgtatacagttagatgatgtatgctggaggccgtacgaggagaacagagagatccaggacttcgaggaggttttctgggtggattatgtgcggtgtccgtagggtgtaccgtcacttgcccgagaggattttgaggcagtacggatacgtgCAGACCATCCCCAGACATCCGACTGATGTTAGGGACTTCCCACCGCCTTCCATTGTGCAGATgttcgtcgacttccgcactcacacgcttagGGCGGACGATCggggtgagcaggcaggagagGATACATGGCGGATGGCGGATGGCTATGTCCTgtggtacactagggtgtctcaccctcagatcttgccacctcttccaggagatcttccgaggcctgcaaatgaagagcagatcattgcagatcagtgggagcggtatgaggcgagaagctcgcctgacacctatgacatggttagtggcgctgttgcctacgctgatgcgcagttaggccaggaggaggtcatgagcatgacccctcagcagtggtttgaggccatgacccatatgagggagcagatcgcgccgattttgaccaggaggagagcccagaggccgaggaggaggcaccatcaGCAGGATCAGGACCAgtaatactatttttcttttttatgacttattttttagttttagtcttttgatcacattgagttatgtatatttgtatatttctactttgatgacattatttttaatttcatgggcttttttttactttgtttaatgtacaaaaatgttggtttaattaagttgtgcatttgcaccaatatttttttgctatttgaaccgttatgatgaattttaaacGTTTGTGTAAAAATCCggctttcaaaataatttagaatgatattgaaatgttttttagaatgatgaagatttaatcggcatgaaaattaaagtttgttcTTGTAACTTCATGTATTGATAATAAGCAATTTTCAATGAGACGTGATCGTTACTTTTTTTCTAGAGTGTAGTAGTAGTATTTTATTACTAACGACAAAGTTTTAGTTGTCTAGTCAAACCTGAACACTACTATATAATATAAGTGTCCCgttgatttgcttgcaattcaTGAAAGAAGATTTGGCGAAGAttggagagaaattgagaattttgtgaagttttggatgttcagttttcctcggcagttaactaccgaggttttcttcggcagttaatgaaggtgagaaaaacacaagacggggggggggggggggggggttgaattgtgttttctttttctctcaaaaaattacttcttctgataatacttcagaagAAGTTTGGGAATGCTTCTGATCTAATGACCAGAATCAGATATggagcggaaaagatcaaagcagagaaaagaagaataagacacaagcagttatcctggttccttccacaaatcggaagtagtccagtcccccttgcacttcaaaggagatttcactataatcacaaagattacaaatgctcaatactctctaagtatgagacttctcaaaatgctcaagcacacaggcaagagtcttccaatgctcaagcactaagcaagagtcttctaatgctcaagcacgcaggcaagagtcttctgatcaaacaaaaaatacagggaaaaatgtttgacttgaacacttgatatacaatcagtggtgttcacaatacaatacaataaagactctagactttgtgaatttctaagatgtatcaaataagtgcagaaattcaatgtgctttgtagaatcaaattgacagagttttggcgctttttaacttgtatgtgtctattttcaatcttcaagtcttcactcctttatatagaggcgtgaaagagacgttgagatgattagcccgtctaaagagtcgttgagttcctttgatcatccaccagtaatcctttgcctgatttgggtgtagtcctttgaagaattagcttcaaattcattcccatctt
Proteins encoded in this window:
- the LOC25486682 gene encoding pentatricopeptide repeat-containing protein At2g20710, mitochondrial codes for the protein MLKLIGSSRSRWNHYNTTLLRFLHSSSTPTDTLFLRISRAGDPIIPITSILNQWIQEGRDVSHSDIHFFIKQLRIRRRFKQALQISEWMSNERNLHLLSGDIATRLDLIAKVHGLDQAEKYFNSVPHTSKDFKVYGAMLNCYAQYNSVEKVEYIMKKLKESSSDDNAQDYPVLLKLYYRTGQREKLVALMKEMKDKKIYDSSTLNSWLNAYAITGNIDEMEKLLAKIEVDHSITLNWRTYSAVADGYIKAGQFDKSLIVLKKSEQLIRGKSKRAAYQSLLTKYAATGKKDDVYRIWNICKSLNGSQNSTYISMLMSLSNLNDIDGAETILEEWESGNTCFDVRIPSAMVGAYCKNGLLEKAEAYVEKLLKRGGGKLDGRIWDRLSCGYYMYNDTDKAVHTMKKAILASPQGWKPYPFTFAACIEHMKEKRDFGLALEILGTCREQGHFSQATCDELISYVQGENSETNAWKLLKEHYHLRTDEVPVDGEKQHEM
- the LOC25486683 gene encoding F-box/FBD/LRR-repeat protein At1g13570 isoform X2, giving the protein MFVQRNSTRYLGFRSLKSLDLNHVAVAQDAFENLISGCPLLEKLKLTEVGGFAQIDICAPNLKFLEIHGEYEGINFNNTFQLATLVIDLWWDFNFENSNQGRSRGHSSNMLKFFDHRPHIQCLVIRSCFLKYLTAGVLPKKLPTPCMDLSHLSLSINFDDLKEISAALCLLRSSPNLRKLEIFKEIEVHTVPLTPAAYCWEKIFSAPAMPIRVRHVTIDGIFGNKLELDFIKFLLLYSPVLEKMTVKPVENFIPELMRGLIRFKRASGEAEVILEDFT
- the LOC25486683 gene encoding F-box/FBD/LRR-repeat protein At1g13570 isoform X1 translates to MGRKQTKSTPRKVIDVEPEPEPDPDRISCLPGHVIDQILTYLPIREAVRTSVLSKKWRNKWYTLPNLVFDRQCLSAAAYEDTLVIQMKFLKIVNSVLLHHSGPINIFKFSMCAPIDESLVSDVDQWILYLSRKSIKELVLDVCTEELYKIPWCLFSCQSLHHLKLHFCCLKPPTLFKGFRSLKSLDLNHVAVAQDAFENLISGCPLLEKLKLTEVGGFAQIDICAPNLKFLEIHGEYEGINFNNTFQLATLVIDLWWDFNFENSNQGRSRGHSSNMLKFFDHRPHIQCLVIRSCFLKYLTAGVLPKKLPTPCMDLSHLSLSINFDDLKEISAALCLLRSSPNLRKLEIFKEIEVHTVPLTPAAYCWEKIFSAPAMPIRVRHVTIDGIFGNKLELDFIKFLLLYSPVLEKMTVKPVENFIPELMRGLIRFKRASGEAEVILEDFT